The genomic DNA CGAGGTAATCTTTCCATGCCTTCAAGAGCTTCAAATAAAAAAATGCCCCAATTTGAGTGATGTCTCGCTTGAAGCATTACCTTCACTAAGAGTATTAAAAATAGATGGATGTTGTGAAAGTGGGCTGAGAAGTTTGGTTCGAGCAGCATGGGCGGTTGAAGAACTAAGCATATTTAATTGTAATGAAATTAGATATTCGTGGGAATCAGAGGCAAAGGCAAGTAAAGTTCTTGTAAATTTAAAGAAATTGCAGGTATATTATTGTAAAAATTTGGTGAGTTTAGGAGAGAAAGAGGAGGATGAGGATAACATTGGGATCAAACTCCTATCATCTCTTAGGAAGTTGGAGATACAGTCATGTGATAGTATGGAGCGTTTGTTTTGTCCAAATAGCATTGAAAGTTTAGTTATCAGTGATTGTATGCCCTCCTCCACCTGTTGTTGTTGCCTTTGAGAAGCAGACATCTATATCTATAACTTTAAGCATTGGCATGCTTGTGATTGTATGCCCTCCAACATCTCACAGCCCTTCAACATCTCTCCATTTGCGGATGCCCGCAGATGATCCATCTACCAGAAACACTGTTGCCATCACTTTTGAGTTTTAGAATATATGAAGAATGCCCAAAATTGAAAGAAAGGTGTGCAGGAAGAGGCTCACACTACTGGCCTCTCATCTCTCATATCCCGTGCATCCAAATAGAAGACTCTCAGGACAGGTTGTTTATTAATACCAATTCTTACAtggaaaatataaatttttgCTACGCATTGTTTCAAAATAATAACCGATTCTTCTTATTTATGTAGTGATTGAACCCAAGCTGTCGTTTGCAAAAGAGATTTCTTGCTACGAAGCAACCACCCTCGACCCCATCTTCACGTCCTAGCGGGTTTCTGATACCACCACAACCCACGTCGTTATGTTTTCCCGCGACACGTCATCGACAACTGCTCACACCCTCaaggtaacatggtgaaaactcagctttgtataaaataatatatattatgagTTCTTGCTGttggtttttttttgtttaggcCGGACCGAGTACTGTTTATATGTTGGAAGCCTAGTCTGTGGTTAAAATTTATAGAATGTTATCTAGCCAAACATAAACTATTTGATGTAAAAGTTGTAACTGACTGATTTGTAACATAAAAATTATTGTTAAAAGACCTAAACTTATACGACTAATTTCTTTTTCTTACAAGTCTGAAAATTATTGGTTAtaaatttttatatgaaaaatgtAAGTAGGGCTCACAATTACAATTTTTGACCTGTTTAAGACACGATTAAATTTGTTTAACAGAAAAGTACACTGTCTAAATACATAATGTATTATGTTATAAACATGAGATATAAAATTGTTAAATGAGTCATATATTTGAGTCGTTTCTGACCTATTTAACACGATAAGACATGTCTTGCCAGCCCAAGTCATAGGCTTGTAACAATCAAATACTGCATGGAGTTCTCCCAGTCAACTCAGCTTCCTCTCTTGAAGAGAAAAATTAGGATTTTTGACTTGTACTTTTTCAATTTCAACATAATAAATCAATGGCTTTTATCACCTTTTCATCCCTTAAATTTTGGAGGTCCATCAATAAACATTCACGGTGAAATAACTGGTTTCTTTTTGAGACACTACATTTTATTGCATTTGATTAAAAGACACATCTTCAAATTTGATATTCTAGCAAGAACAGCCGATGTAGATTAACAAGATCAACATATTGACATCAAAAACCTTTCAGTTTTCGAATTCTACATTGCTTTGGAATGGGAAACAAAAGTTCTGCCCCCCAAAAAACTGGTTTCTTCCAATCAATCACAGGGGGTGGGGGTAAGAAAACCCGGCCACGGTCGAACACAAAGAAAAGCCGAAAGAGTCGGTCCAAAGGCTCCGAAGTGCCACCCGAAGCCGGTTGTGCTAATGTTCTAACGGTATTGCAAACAAAAACCGGGAACATAAAGGAGTTATACACATTAGGAAGAGAATTAGGCCACGGACAGTTTGGGACGACGGTTTTATGCACTGAGAAGAGTACCGGGGATGAGTATGCGTGTAAAATAATCCCGAAGAGAAGATTGGTGTTGCAGGAGGAGATAGAAGATGTTAGGAGTGAAATTCAGATAATGCACCATATGGCGGGTCACCCGAATGTGATATCGATTGTGGGTGCTTATGAAGATGCGGTTTCGGTTTATGTAGTTATGGAGCTTTGTGCTGGAGGAGAGTTGTTtgatcggattattgaaagagGGCATTATACGGAGAAGAAAGCAGCTGATCTTTCGCGTGTTATTGTTGGGGTGGTGGAGGCTTGCCATAGTTTAGGAGTTATGCATCGGGATTTAAAGCCGGAAAATTTTCTTTTTGTTAATGAGACAGAAGATTCGCCTCTCAAATCGATAGATTTTGGGCTGTCAGCATTTTTTAAACCAGGTTTGTTCTTTCTTGTCTAGACAGTGACGAAATCAGAACCTTTTAGTCTGGGATCATCATGAGGTTCTATTTTCTGCTTGACACTAGTTACAACCACGGGTCCCACTCATGTTCTTTgtttttcatataaaaaaatCCAATAAATTCTGATTACTTGGGTCAACAGACCCTTTTGACCCCCTTGGTTTCGCCATGTTTGTCTACATCTCATTTCAAGATTTTGATGATTGTAACTTGTAATTTAACTATCACCACTGATTCAGGTGAAATCTTCTACGATACGCTTGGGAGCGCATATTATATGGCACCCGAGGTGCTAAAAAAGCATTATGATAACCTATGTGATGTTTGGAGTGCTGGTGTGATCATATACATCTTACTATGTGGTGTTCCACCTTTTTGGGATGGTGAGATTCTTTATGTATGctacattttttttataagttGGATTGAATATATTGTTATAtactaaaacatgtttgtgatGTGACTCAGAAACTGAAGAGGGGGTGTATGAACAGGTGTTGGAAGGTGAACTTGACCTTGAAACGGAGCCATGGCCAAGAATATCCGAAAGCGCAAAAGATCTTATTAGAGGAATGCTTGTTAGAGATGTCAGCAAGAGATTGACAGCACATGACGTCCTAAGTGAGTTTAGCGATTTACTTTCAAAATAATTCGATAACAAACTCTTAATTATATCATATTATATGTCCTAGACCACCCTTGGATTCAGGCTGATGGTGTGGCACCAGATAATCCTCTTGATTCTGCTGTCTTAACACGCTTGAAGCAATTCTCCGCCATGAACAAGATCAAGAAAATAGCTATAAATGTAAAGCATTTTACGCTTAATGTTTTGTTTTTTGCACTTTTTACAAACTATCCGATCTGATTTCAGGTTATTGCTATGAGTCTATCTGAGGAGGAAATTGCAGGCTTAAAAGAAATGTTCAAGATGATGGACACTGATGGAAGTAATCAAATCACATTAGAAGAGTTAAAAAACGGGTTGGAAAAAGTTGGTGCCAATATTAAAGATGCGGAAATGACAAGATTAATGGAagcggtttgcattctagctatTTCAAAAACGCGCGTAAATATCATCTTATTATATCCATTTTTGTTCATGTATACCAACATTGCAGGCGGATATTGACAACAGTGGTACGATAGATTATGGCGAGTTTATATCAGCAATGTTGCATTTAAACAAAGTCCAGAAAGAGGATCATCTGCTTGCTGCTTTCTCATATTTTGACAAAGACGGTAGTGGATACATCACTACAGAAGAACTTCATCAAGCGTGTGAGAAGTTCGGTTTGAGTGATATACCTCTTGATGAGGTTATGGATGAAATCGACAAGGATAATGTAAACATTTTTTTTCTTGACCAGTTTGTGTTCTGATCTATTCAAGTATCTTGATTAGTTGATTAACCCGTTTTTGGTGTTGCAGGATGGGAGGATTGATTATAGTGAATTTGTAGATATGATGGAAGAGAGTGATTTCGGAAAGAACATCAAGCCCGGAGCAGGGGAGGATCTTAGTTAGGGCCAGGGGGAGCCCCGGCCCCCTCTGTTATTTCGCTTTGAAGTGTAAATTTTATATGTATCAGAACCCCCCCTCCCTAGTTTTTCCTTTAAAATTTTCCGGCCCCTCCTATTTATAAGTTCAAGATCCGCCACTAGCCCGGAAGCTAATGCTGTCAAGATTTGTATTTCTGATCTATTGTTAGGCTGTTTTTTTAATAACTTTGGTTCTTCTGGATCCTGGTTTGTGTTTTGACAGTTATTCTGCTGTAACAGTTTAAATGAATTTGACAGAATACTTGTTTGAATGAAATGCATTTTAACTGAAAGTTGGTGAGTGATGACAACTGCATAGTGAATTAGAATAAATCGTTTTCCTTTTGTAATTGAAACTTAAAAAGAATAACCTAtgcacatgttttttttttttttcgtattTAAGTGTCTGTTTCTGGGTTCATATTTATCCGATTAATAACAAACTTGAAGGATATGATATTCCTTAATTATCACAACACAATAAGTAATTTACTTGCACCAACAATAAAATAAGTGAAATAATAAAGAAAGATGCAATGAACAACAAAAGTTGAAGCTTCTCTTGAGTTCCCCATTAAGATAATTTATTAACTTTGTGACATCAACTGTTTTGAAGTCCTGCGGTTTCATTATGTGATCAAATTTCATTCCAGCGTGGTCAAATTTCTATTCCGTATGCACAAATATAATTATATAACAACATTAAGTTTAGAGTTAACAATGCTAAAGCCCACGTTTAGGTCAGCAACATCAATATTCAGATAATCATCAATAACAACAGCAAACGATATATCAGGGCAAGCCATAATAAATTATCAGATATGAACATTTACATTCATCAAAATGCATAACTGGATGAACATTCATCAATATGCAAAACAGTTATGTTGGTCAGATTTCAGTTCCATTTTACTCAAAACATAATCAACTCTTCTGCTCATATTGGCCATATCAATGCACTTAAAAACTAATTGTGGCCCAAAGTGATCATATATATAACTAGAATTACCCATAATGACCCACGATCAGATGCGGACTTAGAAGCTTACTCCatttccgtagtgtaaaaatacccctcaactatgtttccgttatataaaggatacccctgatcctaaaaaaaaattaggatacccctaacttttggggctagttccgccactggccACGATCCGCATTTAAAACATGGATTGGTTTTGCCAGAGATAGAACTAACCTGTATTTGTTTATCCCTAATAAAATGTTcttttttacatatataatttCTGCTTATACTAACCTTTAAGTAACCTTACCTGCACAAAAAAGGAAATATATGCAGTGGTGTTTTGGTTATGTGACATGATTACTTTTGACTCCTAAGATTGGTATTTATATAAGTAGTGAGTATTATTACATTTGCTTGTTATCGAAAGGTTTTATTATAGTTTTTGAACATAAAAGGCCATAATTTAGCTTATACTATAATGGCGTCCATTTGCGTCTTCCCTCGACCAGGCCATGTTTTCATATTTGTCATCTGTAACCGGTCAGCACCGAAGAACACAGCATGGCCAACTGATATTGTCGTCGCCaaacatcaccaccatcaccgtaTCAGACTGTTGAACCATCGATCGACAGCCGTCGCCTCTGTAAAATCTTGATATCAAGATAACAAGAGAAAGTGAGACCAACCGTACTCCCAAGCCTCCAACAACATACAGATCAacacctcatgtgtaccaggtaCCGGATCTTACCCAACCCCAAGAGCctccattgtttttttttttttttttttttttttttttttttttttgcaacgaAAGAAATGTTGGATTTTTCGAACAAACAAGGGATTAATCATTTAATCTGAGAGCCATGTGAATCACTTTCAGACTGAAACAATTCGATGGTTCACTTCGGATTTCTCAATCAGATAAAACTCAGAATAAATCATCTTCAATTCAAGAACAAAGTATGAAATCTATGATGAATTCGTAGACAACAGTATGAGACCAAATAGatagtttttgtatttttcttttgtAATTCAAATTGCTTCAAAACTAGAGCCAAATTTTAAATCGAATTTTCAAATCAATTCGCTAGAAAAATTAAACTTTTGATAGATTTTTAATGAAGCAATATCAGTCAAAATTCAAATCGGTTTTATTGCGTTTGATCAAAACATACATCTTCAAATTTGATACTCCGACAAGAACAACTGATGTAGATCAACAAGATCAGCATATTGACATAAAAACGTTTCGATTTTCGAATTCGAATAGTTTGGAATGGGAAACAAAAGCTCTGGTCCACAAAAGCTCTGGTCCACCAAAAACTGGTATCTTCCAATCAATCACTGGGGGTGGTTCAAGTTTTGAATTAGTATCAAAGAACAAAATCAACAAGCAATAACAGGGATGTTTGGCTAATCCCCAAAAAGTTTCATTAATCAAAAAATCGTAGTTCATAAAACTAATTGttagaaaaggaaaaaataaTTTAGAGAAAATTATGGATTCCTCAACATCATCTCCATATTTAAGTCTTTCCTTTTTATTCGTTCTTGTAAAGCCTATAAATAAAGGCTCGTTCTT from Helianthus annuus cultivar XRQ/B chromosome 7, HanXRQr2.0-SUNRISE, whole genome shotgun sequence includes the following:
- the LOC110868452 gene encoding calcium-dependent protein kinase 20, translating into MGNKSSAPQKTGFFQSITGGGGKKTRPRSNTKKSRKSRSKGSEVPPEAGCANVLTVLQTKTGNIKELYTLGRELGHGQFGTTVLCTEKSTGDEYACKIIPKRRLVLQEEIEDVRSEIQIMHHMAGHPNVISIVGAYEDAVSVYVVMELCAGGELFDRIIERGHYTEKKAADLSRVIVGVVEACHSLGVMHRDLKPENFLFVNETEDSPLKSIDFGLSAFFKPGEIFYDTLGSAYYMAPEVLKKHYDNLCDVWSAGVIIYILLCGVPPFWDETEEGVYEQVLEGELDLETEPWPRISESAKDLIRGMLVRDVSKRLTAHDVLNHPWIQADGVAPDNPLDSAVLTRLKQFSAMNKIKKIAINVIAMSLSEEEIAGLKEMFKMMDTDGSNQITLEELKNGLEKVGANIKDAEMTRLMEAADIDNSGTIDYGEFISAMLHLNKVQKEDHLLAAFSYFDKDGSGYITTEELHQACEKFGLSDIPLDEVMDEIDKDNDGRIDYSEFVDMMEESDFGKNIKPGAGEDLS